The DNA sequence AATGCAATGACATATTCTGATAAGACAGTATATCCGGTTGCAAGCTGTAACGAAAAGGATTTTGAAAATCTTATGGATGTCTATCTGGATGCGGTATTCTATCCGAATATTTATGAACATACAGAGATCATGCGTCAGGAAGGCTGGCATTATGAACTTGAAACTGTAGAAGGGGAACTGAGCTATAATGGTGTTGTGTTTAATGAGATGAAGGGGGCATTTTCATCTCCGGAACAGCAGATGTATTCAAAGATTGAAAAACTTCTTCTTGCTGACACACCATACAAGAATGAATCCGGTGGTGATCCTGCAGCGATTCCAACATTAAGTCAGGAACGTTTTCTTGATTTTCACAGAAAGTATTATCATCCGTCAAACAGTTATATTTATCTGTATGGTGATCTTGATATGTATAAGGAATTGGACTATATCGATAAGGAGTATCTCTCGAGCTTTGATTATAGAGAGATTGATTCTACGATCGCTGTGCAGACAGCCTATGAACAGATGAAGGATGAGAGCTGCTTTTATTCGATCGCAGAAAATGAGAGCGAAGAAAATCAGACATTTTTAACCTATAATATGGTAGTTGGCAGCAGCCTTGATAAGAAGCAGTCCGTTGCCATGAATATACTGGAATACGCAATTATGGACGCTCCGGGCGCACCATTGAAGAAAGCATTAGTAGATGCAGGGATCGGAGAGGACGTCTTTGCTTCCTTTGATGATGGGATCCGGCAGACAATCTTTTCAATCGTAGCAAGAAATGCAAATATGTCCGATAAGGAACGTTTTGTGTCTGTGATCAGGGATACACTGACCGATCTTTCCGGGCATGGAGAAGAAGGAAAGGCGATCGATCGGACTTCGATTGAGGCTGCGATCAATAATTTTGAGTTTAAACATAAGGAAGCAAACTTCGGCAGATTTCCGAAGGGGCTTATGATGGGTCTGGATGCATTTAATACATGGCTGTATGATGATGCATCTGCACTTGAAATGTTTAAGTTAAATGAAGTATATGATGAATTGAAAGAAAGTCTGAAAACCGGATATTTTGAAGAACTGATCTGGGAAAAGCTGGTTCAGAATACCTTTGGTATGATTTTTGTTATGAAGCCGAAGAAGGGGCTTGATAAGGAGAATGATGCAGCAGAGAAGCAGAAGCTTGCAGACTATAAGGCCTCTCTTACGGAAAATGAGCTTGAACAGGTTGTATCAGATACAAAGGAATTAAAATTATATCAGGAGACACCATCTCCGGCAGAGGATATGGAGAAGGTTCCGTTGCTTAGTATTTCTGATATCAGAAAAGAGATCCATCCGTTAAAGAACCGTGAGGACAGCATTTATGGTATGCCATTAATAAGTCATGATATCTTTACTAACGGAATTGGTTATCTGGAGTTTATATTTGATATCAATGATCTGGATGCAGAGTTTGTTCCATATGTAGAGCTGCTCACCAGCATTTTCAAATATGTGGATACAGAGCATTACACATATAGTGAACTGTCCAATCAGATCAATTTCCATACCGGTGGTATCGGATTTTCTACAGGAGCCATGTATAAGGATGGCGGGAAGGATCATCTTTCATTCTTCTCCGTTAAGACAAAGGCCATGTATGACAAGCTTGGAGAAGGTCTGAAGCTGATCGAGGAGATCCTGTTCACATCGAAGCTTTCGGATAAGAAGAGATTGAAAGAGATTATATCGGAAGAAAAGGCCGGACTTAAGACTGATCTGATATCCTCAGGGCATATCACATCTGCAACACGCGCGATGTCTTATGTCTCAGATGTGATGGCATTTAAGGATATGACAGAGGGAATCGGATATTATGATTTCTTACAGGAGTTGGATCAGGATTTTGAGCAGAATGCAGATGCAATCATTGAGAAGCTGCAGACAACGCTTGCCGAGATCCTTAGAAAAGGAGCGGTAACAATCTCTTATACCGGTGACAATGATATCAAGGAATTATTGGGCGCAGATATTGAAGCGTTTGCAAGAAAGTTGTCGACCAGACCTGCTTTTGCAGAAAAACGTGTGATGAAAAAAGCTGTTAAGAACGAAGCCTTTAAGACAGCAAGCCAGGTACAGTATGCGGCTCTCGCAGGAAATTATAAAGAAAAAGGATTTGAATATACCGGAGCACTGGAAGTCCTACAGGTGATCTTCTCCTATGGATATCTCTGGGAGAATATCCGTGTAAAGGGTGGGGCATATGGAGCTATGTGTTCATTTGCCAGATCAGGAATGGGATATTTTACATCCTACAGAGATCCGAACCTGATGGAGACATATGATATCTATAAGAAGGCAGCAGACTATGTAGCAGGCTTTGATGCAAGCGACAGAGATATGACCAAATATTTGATTGGTGCGATCGCGAAGTTAGATTCTCCAATGACACCATCAGCAGAAGGAGCATTTAGCCAGACCTGTTACTTTGCAGGTATTACAGATGAGCAGCTTCAGAAAGAACGTGATCAGGTGCTTACTGCAAATGTAGAAACGATTCGTTCACTGGCACCTGTGATCCGGGCGATCACAGATGGCGGGGTTATCTGTGCGATCGGTGGGGAAGATAAGATCGAACAGAATCGGGCAAAGTTTAAAGAAGTAAAAGATCTATAGTTTTTACAGAAGTAACGAAAGAAGATATAAGTATATAGATTTGTAAATAGTTCTCCGGCAGGTTACAGGATTCTGTGCCGAATGGAGAACATGAATACATACAGAGTATGGAAGGAGAAGTATGAACGATACATACAAATCAGGATTTGTTGCGATCATAGGAAGACCAAATGTAGGTAAATCCACACTGATGAATCAGTTGATCGGACAGAAGATCGCGATAACGAGCAGTAAGGCGCAGACAACAAGAAACCGTATTCAGACCGTGTATACCTCGGATGAAGGACAGATTGTTTTCC is a window from the Lachnospiraceae bacterium GAM79 genome containing:
- a CDS encoding insulinase family protein — its product is MRDLKELTGYDIITEEKIPEVNGTGYILSHKKTKARVLVIANDDENKVFNIGFRTPPYDDSGIPHILEHSVLCGSRKYPVKDPFVELAKGSLNTFLNAMTYSDKTVYPVASCNEKDFENLMDVYLDAVFYPNIYEHTEIMRQEGWHYELETVEGELSYNGVVFNEMKGAFSSPEQQMYSKIEKLLLADTPYKNESGGDPAAIPTLSQERFLDFHRKYYHPSNSYIYLYGDLDMYKELDYIDKEYLSSFDYREIDSTIAVQTAYEQMKDESCFYSIAENESEENQTFLTYNMVVGSSLDKKQSVAMNILEYAIMDAPGAPLKKALVDAGIGEDVFASFDDGIRQTIFSIVARNANMSDKERFVSVIRDTLTDLSGHGEEGKAIDRTSIEAAINNFEFKHKEANFGRFPKGLMMGLDAFNTWLYDDASALEMFKLNEVYDELKESLKTGYFEELIWEKLVQNTFGMIFVMKPKKGLDKENDAAEKQKLADYKASLTENELEQVVSDTKELKLYQETPSPAEDMEKVPLLSISDIRKEIHPLKNREDSIYGMPLISHDIFTNGIGYLEFIFDINDLDAEFVPYVELLTSIFKYVDTEHYTYSELSNQINFHTGGIGFSTGAMYKDGGKDHLSFFSVKTKAMYDKLGEGLKLIEEILFTSKLSDKKRLKEIISEEKAGLKTDLISSGHITSATRAMSYVSDVMAFKDMTEGIGYYDFLQELDQDFEQNADAIIEKLQTTLAEILRKGAVTISYTGDNDIKELLGADIEAFARKLSTRPAFAEKRVMKKAVKNEAFKTASQVQYAALAGNYKEKGFEYTGALEVLQVIFSYGYLWENIRVKGGAYGAMCSFARSGMGYFTSYRDPNLMETYDIYKKAADYVAGFDASDRDMTKYLIGAIAKLDSPMTPSAEGAFSQTCYFAGITDEQLQKERDQVLTANVETIRSLAPVIRAITDGGVICAIGGEDKIEQNRAKFKEVKDL